Proteins from one Podospora pseudocomata strain CBS 415.72m chromosome 4, whole genome shotgun sequence genomic window:
- the CDC28 gene encoding Cyclin-dependent kinase catalytic subunit (EggNog:ENOG503NUNS; COG:T) produces the protein MDNYQKLEKIGEGTYGVVYKARDLNNGGRIVALKKIRLEAEDEGVPSTAIREISLLKEMRDPNIVRLFNIVHADGHKLYLVFEFLDLDLKKYMESLPTSDGGKGKALPEGTSAELHRLGLGDSIIKKFMSQLCEGVRYCHSHRILHRDLKPQNLLIDRDGNLKLADFGLARAFGVPLRTYTHEVVTLWYRAPEILLGGRQYSTGVDMWSVGCIFAEMCTRKPLFPGDSEIDEIFKIFRLLGTPTEDVWPGVTSYPDFKASFPKWVRDYSKPLCDNLDDTGLDLLEMMLVYDPAGRISAKQACNHPYFEDFPRQSAGYR, from the exons ATGGACAACTACCAGAAACTGGAAAAGATTGGCGAGG GAACATACGGTGTCGTCTACAAGGCTCGTGACCTGAACAACGGCGGGCGCATAGTGGCCCTGAAGAAGATCCGTCTCGAAGCCGAAGATGAGGGTGTCCCGTCGACCGCCATCCGCGAGATCTCGCTGCTCAAGGAGATGCGCGACCCCAACATTGTGCGCCTGTTCAACATTGTGCACGCCGACGGCCACAAGCTCTACCTCGTTTTTGAGTTCCTCGATCTCGACTTGAAGAAGTACATGGAGTCGCTGCCCACTAGTGATGGAGGCAAGGGGAAGGCTCTGCCCGAGGGCACAAGTGCTGAGCTCCACCGTTTGGGATTGGGCGATTCGATCATCAAGAAGTTCATGAGCCAGTTGTGCGAGGGTGTTCGTTACTGCCACAGTCACCGCATCTTGCACCGCGATCTCAAGCCGCAGAACTTGTTGATTGACCGCGACGGTAACCTGAAGCTTGCTGATTTCGGTCTGGCCCGCGCCTTTGGTGTTCCTCTGCGCACCTACACCCACGAGGTTGTCACTCTTTGGTACCGCGCTCCGGAAATTTTGCTTGGTGGCCGCCAGTATTCCACTGGTGTCGACATGTGGTCGGTAGGCTGCATCTTTGCCGAGATGTGCACGCGCAAGCCTTTGTTCCCTGGTGATTCGGAGATTGACGAGATCTTCAAGATCTTCCG CTTGCTCGGTACCCCCACCGAAGATGTTTGGCCCGGCGTGACCTCGTATCCCGACTTTAAGGCCTCTTTCCCCAAGTGGGTTCGCGATTACAGCAAGCCCCTGTGcgacaacctcgacgacaCAGGTCTTGACCTTTTGGAAATGATGCTGGTGTACGATCCCGCTGGTCGCATCTCTGCCAAGCAAGCCTGCAACCACCCCTATTTCGAGGACTTTCCCCGCCAGAGTGCTGGATACCGCTAG
- a CDS encoding hypothetical protein (EggNog:ENOG503P02U; COG:A) yields MTVDIKELDAHEQPSDQLRAKWKAFSRTEQKDVLEGNDIDDLLSPEKAAEFVIASTISAETLNQSFKHVCPPGSPEITVDKDVPVYYHPLLPGLLILPSLVPPEVQKILLRKMVHRDLSHPTHQTNLHLHYELPYPDQGSEGPEHKHASFFTLPQDSPTTFTPKDPSVHKPLTIKQVLQRRLSWVTLGGQYDWTNRIYPGELPPQFPPDIAGFLETLFPETLAQAAIVNFYTPGDTMMMHRDVSEETDKGLISLSFGCDSLFMIAPNDVGKMSDEEKNAAGFRDGQKEYLLLRLRSGDAIYMTKDSRFAWHGVPKVLKGTCPDYLEDWPAEDGKYEEWRGWMRNKRINLNVRQMRD; encoded by the exons ATGACGGTGGACATCAAAGAGCTCGATGCTCATGAGCAGCCTTCAGATCAGCTAAGGGCAAAATGGAAGGCCTTTTCCAGAACAGAACAAAAGGATGTTCTAGAGGGAAATGATATCGACGATCTTCTATCGCCAGAAAAGGCTGCCGAGTTTGTCATTGCAAGCACCATCTCTGCAGAGACCTTGAATCAGTCCTTCAAGCACGTCTGCCCACCTGGCAGTCCCGAGATCACAGTGGATAAGGATGTGCCAGTATATTATCACCCCCTCTTGCCAG GTCTTCTCATTCTGCCCTCTCTCGTCCCCCCCGAAGTCCAAAAGATCCTCCTGCGGAAAATGGTACATCGAGACCTCAGCCACCCTACCCATCAGAccaacctccatctccattaTGAGCTTCCATACCCCGATCAAGGGTCAGAAGGCCCCGAGCACAAACATGCCTCGTTCTTTACTCTGCCCCAAGACTCTCCCACTACCTTTACGCCAAAAGATCCCTCAGTACACAAGCCCCTGACCATCAAACAAGTCCTCCAGCGAAGACTGTCTTGGGTGACCCTCGGCGGTCAGTATGATTGGACCAACAGAATCTACCCCGGCGAGCTGCCTCCTCAGTTCCCACCTGATATTGCCGGATTTCTGGAGACACTGTTCCCGGAGACTCTTGCCCAGGCAGCCATTGTCAACTTTTACACACCAGGAGACACAATGATGATGCACAGGGATGTATCAGAGGAGACTGACAAAGGGTTGATCTCTCTCAGCTTTGGGTGTGACTCCCTCTTCATGATCGCGCCCAACGATGTCGGGAAGATGAGCGACGAGGAGAAAAACGCTGCAGGCTTTAGAGATGGACAAAAAGAGTATCTGCTGCTGAGACTGAGATCGGGAGATGCCATCTACATGACCAAGGACTCGAGGTTTGCGTGGCATGGTGTACCCAAGGTTCTGAAGGGGACATGCCCAGACTATTTGGAGGACTGGCCGGCAGAAGATGGAAAGTACGAAgagtggagggggtggatgaggaacAAGCGGATCAACCTCAATGTGAGGCAGATGCGGGATTAA